AAGGATAATTGAGTGCCACCGAGAGCAGGAAGGATAATTGAGTGCCACCGAGAGCAGGAAGGATAATTGACTGCCACCGATAGCAGGAAGGATAATTGACTGCCACCGATAGCAGGAAGGATAATTGAGTGCCACCGAGAGCAGGAAGGATAATTGAGTGCCACCGAGAGCAGGAAGGATAATTGAGAGCCACCGATAGCAGGAAGGATAATTGACTGCCACCGATAGCAGGAAGGATAATTGACTGCCACCGATAGCAGGAAGGATAATTGACTGCCACCGATAGCAGGAAGGATAATTGAGTGCCACCGAGAGCAGGAAGGATAATTGAGTGCCACCGAGAGCAGGAAGGATAATTGACTGCCACCGATAGCAGGAAGGATAATTGACTGCCACCGATAGCAGGAGGGATAATTGACTGCCACCGATAGCAGGAAGGATAATTGAGTGCCACCGAGAGCAGGAAGGATAATTGAGTGCCACCGAGAGCAGGAAGGATAATTGAGTGCCACCGAGAGCAGGAAGGATAATTGAGGAATGCTTCAGTAAGTGGTATATACACTTTACGGTCCACCTCCCCGACTACAACACCTTAAGACTTTCACTTTTGTACAAAATAACAAAAACAGATTTCCTGAGATTTCAAGTCGAGTCCTCACTGCCTCTCGTTATATAATCTCATGGACCTTCATGTCGAAACATTCTAGTTTCCTGGCCATTACCGAGGTCGTTATGCGTTCCAGTTACGTCGACGCGACTCATCATTGGTATATAACGAGGCCTGGCTGCGTGTGCCCGGAGAATATGGTAATATTGTTGACACTAGCGGTATCAACAATCGATTAGGTTAACAAGGCTCAACTTTGCACTGGAACTCTCCAACTGCAATTTGCCTCTCTGGCCAGATGTGTGATTTCCGAAGGTCAGAACAATTAGACTCGCGTGGCTCGCTGTGCGCGAAGGTTGAGATTAATTTGGCAAGAATTGTATTTAGTTCAGGCAGTTTTTGCAGATTGATTCGCACAGAAGGAAGAAAGCCAGCCAGTGGAGGGCACACTTCACAAAAAGAAAAAACACATTCACGCATCGGTCAAATCACCCGGTTCACAACTGAAAGGACCCGGGGCCAATTCCCGGGCGGATCAAAGATGTTTGTCTTCACTTAAACGTAAACAAACACCCCCTGGAGTTAGGGAACTAATGTGGGTTGTATCACAGTGAGAGATGAGTATAGTTACCTCAGTTGGAAAGGTAACCTCGATTAGCCAAACAGGCTCTATTGTTTCCCACAATGGGAATACAAAAAGGTAACAGTGACCAAAAGTGTATCGTGTCGTTCTTGAACTCATTGAACATCTCAGGTCCGTGAATTGCGAAGTTAATTGGACACAAGAAAAGGAGTCATTAATATACTTTCTTCACTCATCATCCACCTGAGACCTGTTCCTCAATACACGTGTTAATGTAGAAGAGATTAAGGAAGACAGGAGTCGGGACCTTAATGTAGCATGAGTGTTAGTGAGCCGTGACCTCCAGGCAATATTTTATTTCGTAAACTTGACATTTGGCCCTCATAGTCTTTCGTAAACTTAACATTTAGCCTCACAGTCTTTCGTAAACTTAACATTTGGCCCTCATTGTCTTTCGTAAAACTTAACATTTGGCTCTCATAGTCTTTCGTAAACTTAACATTTGGCCCTCATAGTCTTTTGTGAACTTAACATTTGGCCCTCACAGTCTTTTGTGAACTTAACATTTGGCCCTCATAGTCTTTCGTAAAACTTAACATTTGGCCCTCACAGTCTTTTGTACTGTAAACATTTTGTCTCTTAGTTTATTTTAATGTTAAAAAAAAACTCTCCATCTGTGCAACATGTAGTTACATAGTGAAGTCCTCGGCTCTTTGACTCCCCGCTAATTCTGTTACTTTTATTATTTGGGAAAATCTCGCGTTTATTTAGGAGTTTCTCACTAGCTACTCTTTTTTTTCCCCCTTCCCCAGCAAAGGAGGTACTAACTCTGGTTCTTTGGTGCCAGAGACCCAGAGTGCTCCGTGCCAGAAGCTCCCTCAAAGAGAGTACATTATTCAAATGTTCGTCAGTCTCTGGTTTCAAGGCTtttacccccccaaaaaaatccgCTTCTTCGCTGCTTTTTCGGGTAATGGAGCCCACCAGACCGCTTCACCCTGAGTGAACGAGTGCTCTCGTATCGGACTATACAATAAACAAGTGTAGTCTTGATTATTATTTCCTTTCACGAGGAAAATCTCATTAAAAAATCACTCGACAGGTAATGATGAGTTAGATGATGAGAGTGAATAGGTGGGGGACTATGCCAAACTGAGGTGTGGAGGAGACACAGCCAATGtgtggaggagagagagtgaaagagaaagagagagacaaagccGATGTGTGGCCGACAAGGAAACAATCACTGTATGGAGGAGACAATCACCGTACACCTTCAAAACAATCAATGCTCACTACACAGTGTTGAGCCGAAACTTGAGCAGCCTAACCAAAAACCTAGTCGAAGCCTAACCAAAATGTGGTCACGGACGGTAAACTTGCAACTTACGATCAttgactcagctcctgggccccacatTTTAAATGTCTGATGCACTGCATCTCCCGACCATTAAGTTTCCTCTTAAATCTGCTCTTAAACGTCCCATTGTAAACCTTGTTATTGTCCTAAGATCTCTTGTTATTGTCCTAAGATCTCTTGTTATTGTCCTAAGATCTCTTGTAATTGTCCTAAGATCTCTTGTTATTGTCCTAAGATCTCTTGTTATTGTCCTAAGATCTCTTGTAATTGTCCTAAGATCTCTTGTTATTGTCCTAAGATCTCTTGTTATTGTCCTAAGATCTCTTGTTATTGTCCTAAGATCTCTTGTTATTGTCCTAAGATCTCTTGTTATTGTCCTAAGATCTCTTGTTATTGTCCTAAGATCTCTTGTTATTGTCCTAAGATCTTTTGTTACTGTCCTAAGATCTCTTATTATTGTCCAAAGATCTCTTATTAATGTCCTAAGACCTGTTATTAATGTCCTTAGATCTCTTATTAATGTCCTATAGTAATCCTCAAACTGGGAATTCCTTAGGGCTCATAATTAGTGCCTGATATATGGAGACCTGATATTTAATAACTCTATTGTCACTTAATAGTCTTCCAACCCGGCATTTGTGAGCATTAATCTGAATCTATTCATCTTCTGGCAGTTTTGAATCGTCCACTGAATTCGTGGACATATGTTAATATCCTTTgataaatttgctggtgtttctctctctctctctctctctctctctctctctctctctctctctctctctctctctctctctctctcggttatGTAAACATAGACGTCTCAAGACAGACATGAGACACTCTACTAACAATGGTCTTCCTTTGGACTATTTCATATTAGGATTATTTCTTCATTACCATGTGTCTTTCTGGATCGGAAGCCAGATTGCATTGAGGTCAGTTCCCCCTCTTCTGAAGTGTGGAACTGAGGTGGATCTTTCTATTATAGTGTGGAACTGAGGTGGATCTTTCTATTATAGTGTGGAACTGTGGTGGATCTTTCtattacagtgtgttactgtggtggtaaTCCATGAGGTAATCCGGTAATCCGTGAGTGAGGCACAGTGACGGACTCACCTTCTGGCTCGTGCCGGAACTCTACTAATGGAAGTAAACTGAGCTAATGGGTTGTCTTGGTTGAGCACTGTTGTATTGGGCACGATGGGAAGGGGGCACTGAGCACTGTTGTATTGGGCATGATGGGACGGGGAGCCTGCCGTGAGCACATTCgtcgtggggaggatggaaggaaCCAACTAACCACTGTCGGGGAGGGGGTCGATGCAGCAGTTAGTACAGTCGTGGAGAGAACAATGGGAGGGAGAACAGTGAGCACCGCGGGATTACGAACGTGGGAGAGATGGGAGGCAATAGCCACCGTGGGAGGCGAATAACGTAGTTAATACAGGGAACTGGTCTTCCCGGGAGTAGGGCTGGCTGATAAAAAGAAATCCCCCGTCTAAACGTATATTTGTATATCTAAAACTTAAGGTTTGACTCATTAAGGTATAATCAGCACTATAGAGTTCCTGCTACGCTGGACTCCTGGCAAGCAGAGTTAACACTGATACTGAGTTAACAGTCAGTGCTGTATACTGTTGTCTGATTGAGGTATATGTCATCTTTAGATGTATTCAGGAGTGAGGATTCCTCCGAGgctgtcagtctctctctctcactctctctcaaggATACCTTTGTGAGCGGAGTATTGAGCGGCTCTAGGCTCAGTCCTTGTTACAGTTCTGCCTCTGTGTTTGTCAGTGAGGGTGGTgttctgttgctgctgtggtgctCTGGCTGTGTCAGTGAGAGTGGTgttctgttgctgctgtggtgctCTGGCTGTGTCAGTGAGAGTGGTGctctgttgctgctgtggtgctCTGGCTGTGTCAGTGAGAGTGGTgttctgttgctgctgtggtgctCTGGCTGTGTCAGTGAGAGTGGTGctctgttgctgctgtggtgctTTGGCTGTGTCAGTGAGGGTGGTgttctgttgctgctgtggtgctCTGGCTGTGTCAGTGAGGGTGGTgttctgttgctgctgtggtgctCTGGCTGTGTCAGTGAGGGTGGTgttctgttgctgctgtggtgctCTGGCTGTGTCAGTGAGGGTGTAGctctgttgctgctgtggtgctCTGGCTGTGTCAGTGAGGGTGGTGctctgttgctgctgtggtgctTTAGCTGTGTCAGTGAGGGTGGTGctctgttgctgctgtggtgctCTGGCTGTGTCAGTGAGGGTGGTGctctgttgctgctgtggtgctCTGGCTGTGTCAGTGAGGGTGGTGctctgttgctgctgtggtgctCTGGCTGTGTCAGTGAGGGTGGTgttctgttgctgctgtggtgctCTGGCTGTGTCAGTGAGGGTGGTGTTCTGTTGCTACTGTGGTGCTCTGGCTGTGTCAGTGAGGGTGGTgttctgttgctgctgtggtgctTTGGCTGTGTCAGTGAGGGTGGTgttctgttgctgctgtggtgctCTGGCTGTGTCAGTGAGGGTGGTgttctgttgctgctgtggtgctCTAGCTGTGTCAGTGAGGGTGGTgttctgttgctgctgtggtgctCTGGCTGTGTCAGTGAGGGTGGTGctctgttgctgctgtggtgctCTGGCTGTGTCAGTGAGGGTGGTgttctgttgctgctgtggtgctCTGGCTGTGTCAGTGAGGGTGTAGctctgttgctgctgtggtgctCTGGCTGTGTCAGTGAGAGTGTAGctctgttgctgctgtggtgctCTAGCTGTGTCAGTGAGGGTGGTgttctgttgctgctgtggtgctCTAGCTGTGTCAGTGAGGGTGGTgttctgttgctgctgtggtgctCTGGCTGTGTCAGTGAGGGTGGTgttctgttgctgctgtggtgctCTGGCTGTGTCAGTGAGGGTGGTgttctgttgctgctgtggtgctCTGGCTGTGTCAGTGAGGGTGGTgttctgttgctgctgtggtgctCTGGCTGTGTCAGTGAGGGTGGTgttctgttgctgctgtggtgctCTGGCTGTGTCAGTGAGGGTGGTgttctgttgctgctgtggtgctCTAGCTGTGTCAGTGAGGGTGGTgttctgttgctgctgtggtgctCTAGCTGTGTCAGTGAGGGTGGTgttctgttgctgctgtggtgctCTGGCTGTGTCAGTGAGAGTGTAGctctgttgctgctgtggtgctCTAGCTGTGTCAGTGAGGGTGGTgttctgttgctgctgtggtgctCTGGCTGTGTCAGTGAGGGTGGTGctctgttgctgctgtggtgctCTGGCTGTGTCAGTGAGGGTGTAGctctgttgctgctgtggtgctCTGGCTGTGTCAGTGAGGGTGTAGctctgttgctgctgtggtgctCTGGCTGTGTCAGTGAGGGTGTAGctctgttgctgctgtggtgctCTGGCTGTGTCAGTGAGGGTGTAGctctgttgctgctgtggtgctCTGGCTGTGTCAGTGAGGGTGTAGctctgttgctgctgtggtgctCTGGCTGTGTCAGTGAGAGTGTAGCTCTGTTGCTGCTGCGGTGCTCTAGCTGTGTCAGTGAGAGCGTAATCTTACCGTTGTGTTCCGCCTATACCCTTTTATTCTTTTCATAATGATTCTTCATTATTCTTTCATTACATTATGTACAGttggtatatatatttaaagttcAGTAGAAGCAGGGAGGCACAGGAGCGCGAACAACTCTAGTGGTCTCTAAAGCCCCCTGACACTAGGGTTATTTATCCTagatacctgctgctgctgcctgctggtcTTAACGAGTGTCTACAGGTTTCTGCTGCTGCTTCCTACAAGTTCCTGTTAATGTCTTACTATTTTTCTGGCAGTTCCCTGTTGATTCCTGCTAGCCCCCTACGAGCTTCTGCTGATTCCTGGTTTTCCTGTTATTTCTGTACTTTCATCTATTGGGAATCTTTCTTCGTTATAATACTTCCTCTGTAAAGTATTAGCAGTTTCTTGCTTGGGTTGCAGTTTATTGACGAAAATTGTAGTTAAAAAGTTAAAGAGATGGAACTATTAACTTTCCAAAGAGATGGAAAGTTAAAGAGATGGAAAAAGATAGATACATAGATATATGAAAGAGaaacatgtatatgtatcaaaTTATTAATAAATGCCCAGGTATTTACATTCCTAATGGAATACATGATGAGGTTCAGAGAGTTAGTTTAGTAAATACGCAGTATGTACATTGTACATGAAGCTGAGATACAATGATGAATATTAACACTCACATTATATCATAATGGTAACCTCTTGTCGGAGAATAGGGAGCCTGTTAGGGTTATCCAGAACCCCATTAGGCCAGATACTGATCTTTCACAGAATGGAACCACAAATgggatgcgtgtgtgtgtgtgggaaaaaatggtagctagtaacagttgattgacagttgagaggcgggccaaaagagcagagctcaacccccgcaagcacaactaggtgaatgcaactaggtaaatacaaataggtatcccaggtacctattttcctgctaggagaacagaggcataagATGAAAGGAAACGAAGACACATATCTCTCTCCGACCGCAGGAATCGAACTCTGCTGACCACTGTGCTATAGACTAAGCCTACAGCCTAAGCTTATAGCAAGACAACCTACACATGTATTAAAATAAAATTCTTCTTAAAATTTcttcttaaaatttaaatttttaacattTCTTCTTAAAATTTAAATTCTTCTTAAAATTTCTTCTTAAAATTTAAATTCTTCTTAAAATTTCTTCTTAAAATTTAAATTCTTCTTAAAATTTCTTCTTAAAATTTAAATTCTTCTTAAAATTTCTTCTTAAAATTTAAATTCTTCTTAAAATTTATTCTTAAAATTTAAATTCTTCTTAAAATTTcttcttaaaatttaaatttttcttaaaaaaaattctTAAAATTTACATTCTTCTTAAAACTTGTTCTTAATATTTACATTCTTGATAAAATTTAAATTCTTCTTCAAATTTCTTCTTAAAATTTAAATTCTTCTTAAAATTActtcttaaaatttaaatttttcttaaaatttaaattttaagattTCTTCTTAAAATGTCCATTTTTCACATATGTAGAGTCATTTTTCATATGCAGTTATTTCCACATGACGTTTCAGTAATTGTACAAGCATATAGATCATATGAGATTAAATATATAAAGCATGAGGATTAGTTCTGTCTATGAGACAGGCAGCTCTACTGCATCTCAGTCGTCAATGGACAGAGATAGACGGGACCAAATTGAAGACGAGTCTAAGACAGCTCTTTGACCTCATTTTGTAATGAGAAGTCTCGAGAGAGAAACATTACTCCACTTCACAGCACTGATGCAGACCTGGTAAGAGTTTTCAGCAGTAAGTCACAACATTTGAGAACCATTCAAGCCCGCCAACGCTAGACCTGTTGAGATATGCTGAAGCGTTAAGctggtacaccatacaccaccattatATAGTTACCAACTCTCTAACAATCTCTGTTTATAGTTACCAACTGTCTAACAATCTCTGTTTATAGTTACCAACTGTCTAACAATCTCTGTTTATAGTTACCAACTGTCTAACAACCTCTGTTTATTGTTATCAACTGTCTAACACTCTCTGTTTATAGTTACCAACTGTCTAACAATCTCTCTTTATAGTTACCAACTCTCTAACAATCTCTGTTTATAGTTACCAACTCTCTAACAATCTCTGTTTATAGTTACCAACTGTCTAACAATCTCTGTTTATAATTACCAACTGTCTAACAATCTCTGTTTATAATTACCAACTGTCTAACAATCTCTGTTTATAGT
The DNA window shown above is from Procambarus clarkii isolate CNS0578487 chromosome 21, FALCON_Pclarkii_2.0, whole genome shotgun sequence and carries:
- the LOC138367252 gene encoding mucin-3B-like, with translation MSSLVCCLHGIFNEKKGMFNEKKGVYNENKGVFNEKKGVFNEKKGVFNEKKGVFNEKKGVFNEKKGMFNEKKGVFNEKKGVFNEKKGMFNEKKGVFNEKKGVFNEKKGVFNEKKGVFNEKKGVYNEKKGVFNEKKGLFNEKKGVFNEKKGVFNEKKGLFNEKKGVFNEKKGVFNEKKGVYNEKKGVFNEKKGLFNEKKKGVFNEKKGLFNEKKGVFNEKKGVFNEKKGVFNEKKGVFNEKKGLFNEKKGVFNEKKGVFNEKKGVFNEKKGVFNEKKGLFNEKKGVFNEKKGVFNEKKGVFNEKKGLFNEKKGLFNEKKGLFNEKKGLFNEKKGVFNEKKGLFNEKKGVFNEKKGVFNEKKGVFNEKKGVFNEKKGVFNEKKGLFNEKKGVFNEKKGLFNEKKGVFNEKKGVFNEKKGVFNEKKGLFNEKKGLFNEKKGVFNEKKGLFNDIGHRPNLLHRSIDRWLSSTHFTFLLTDAVVEKKKFEEEFKFYQESRAPQQQQSYTLTDTARAPQQQQSYTLTDTARAPQQQQSYTLTDTARAPQQQQSYTLTDTARAPQQQQSYTLTDTARAPQQQQSYTLTDTARAPQQQQSTTLTDTARAPQQQQNTTLTDTARAPQQQQSYTLTDTARAPQQQQNTTLTDTARAPQQQQNTTLTDTARAPQQQQNTTLTDTARAPQQQQNTTLTDTARAPQQQQNTTLTDTARAPQQQQNTTLTDTARAPQQQQNTTLTDTARAPQQQQNTTLTDTARAPQQQQNTTLTDTARAPQQQQSYTLTDTARAPQQQQSYTLTDTARAPQQQQNTTLTDTARAPQQQQSTTLTDTARAPQQQQNTTLTDTARAPQQQQNTTLTDTARAPQQQQNTTLTDTAKAPQQQQNTTLTDTARAPQAPQQQQSTTLTDTARAPQQQQSTTLTDTARAPQQQQSTTLTDTAKAPQQQQSTTLTDTARAPQQQQSYTLTDTARAPQQQQNTTLTDTARAPQQQQNTTLTDTARAPQQQQNTTLTDTAKAPQQQQSTTLTDTARAPQQQQNTTLTDTARAPQQQQSTTLTDTARAPQQQQNTTLTDTARAPQQQQNTTLTDKHRGRTVTRTEPRAAQYSAHKGLRTLIRDLWTIIRDLRTVTKDLRTITRDLRTITRDLRTITRDLRTITRDLRTITRDLRTITRDLRTITRDLRTITRDLRTITRDLRTITRDLRTITRDLRTITRDLRTITRDLRTITRFTMGRLRADLRGNLMVGRCSASDI